A DNA window from Megalobrama amblycephala isolate DHTTF-2021 linkage group LG11, ASM1881202v1, whole genome shotgun sequence contains the following coding sequences:
- the ints9 gene encoding integrator complex subunit 9 has protein sequence MKLYCLSGHPTLPCNVLKFKSTTIMLDCGLDTTAALYFLPLPLVHSPRLSKLPGWVSKDGAINLEKELKECSGRVFVDSQPEFCLPEKELLDLSTIDVILISNYHCMMALPYITEHTGFTGTVYATEPTLQIGRLLMEELVTFMERVPKAHAATCWKNKEIQRLLPGPLKDAVDVWSWRKCYSMQEVNSALSKVQLVGYSQKVELFGAVQVTPLSSGYSLGSSNWIIQSHYEKVSYVSGSSLLTTHPQPMEQSSLKNSDVLILTGLTQIPTANPDGMLGEFCSNLAMTIRAGGNVLVPCYSSGVIYDLLECLYQFMDSANLGTTPFYFISPVANSSLEFSQIFAEWLCQNKQSKVYLPEPPFPHAELIQTNKLKHYPSIHGDFSSEFRQPCVVFTGHPSLRFGDVVHFMELWGKSGLNTIIFTEPDFSYLDALAPYQPLAMKCVYCPIDTRLNFHQVSKLLKDIQPLHVVCPEPYTQPPPAQPHRSDLMLELQPPPMAYRRCSVLGLPFRRRYERIHLLPELAKSLVPAEIKPGVSVATVSAVLQSKDNKHVLQPVPKPAPVPPSKKRKRVIEEPPEVLNPKPLLSGAVPLEPFLATLHKNGIMEVRVEETADGHILHLQAEDVLIQLEEDGTHIICDNNEPLRTALRDLVLRFLQKL, from the exons ATGAAGTTG tacTGTCTGTCAGGTCACCCCACTCTGCCCTGTAATGTGCTCAAGTTTAAATCCACCACCATCATGCTGGACTGTGGGCTGGACACAACAGCAGCCCTGTACTTCCTGCCACTGCCTCTGGTGCACAG TCCAAGACTATCCAAGCTCCCAGGATGGGTTTCCAAGGATGGAGCCATAAACCTGGAAAAA GAGCTGAAGGAATGCTCAGGGCGCGTGTTTGTGGACTCACAGCCAGAATTTTGCCTCCCTGAA AAAGAGCTGCTCGACCTCTCCACCATAGACGTGATCCTGATATCAAACTATCACTGCATGATGGCGCTGCCGTATATCACCGAACACACGGGCTTCACGGGGACCGTATACGCCACAGAACCCACCCTACAGATCGGCAG GTTGCTTATGGAGGAGTTGGTGACATTCATGGAGAGAGTTCCAAAGGCTcatgctgccacctgctggaaGAACAAAGAAATACAAAG GCTGCTCCCAGGGCCTTTGAAGGACGCGGTGGACGTCTGGAGCTGGAGGAAGTGTTACAGCATGCAGGAAGTCAATTCTGCCCTCAGTAAAGTCCAGCTGGTGGGATATTCTCAGAAAGTG GAGTTGTTCGGAGCGGTGCAGGTCACTCCGCTGAGTTCGGGATATTCACTGGGAAGCTCAAACTGGATCATTCAGTCGCATTATGAGAAAGTGTCTTATGTCTCTGGCTCCTCTCTGCTCACCACACACCCTCAG CCCATGGAGCAGAGCTCTCTGAAGAACAGCGACGTTCTCATCCTGACAGGCCTGACCCAAATCCCCACCGCCAACCCCGACGGCATGCTGGGAGAATTCTGCAGCAACCTGG CCATGACGATCCGTGCCGGCGGGAACGTGCTGGTCCCGTGTTATTCCTCGGGTGTCATCTACGACCTGCTGGAGTGTCTGTATCAGTTCATGGACTCGGCTAACCTGGGAACCACCCCGTTCTACTTCATCTCCCCCGTGGCCAACAGCTCGCTGGAGTTCTCGCAGATCTTTGCCGAATG GTTGTGTCAGAACAAGCAGTCTAAAGTTTATCTGCCCGAGCCACCGTTTCCTCATgcagag CTGATTCAGACGAATAAACTGAAGCATTACCCCAGTATTCATGGAGACTTCAGCAGTGAGTTCCGGCAGCCGTGTGTGGTGTTCACGGGTCACCCGTCCCTGCGCTTCGGTGATGTGGTGCACTTCATGGAGCTGTGGGGAAAATCCGGCCTCAACACCATCATTTTCACTG aGCCGGACTTCTCCTACCTGGACGCTCTGGCTCCGTATCAGCCGCTGGCAATGAAGTGTGTTTACTGCCCTATAGACACACGACTCAACTTCCACCAGGTGTCCAAACTCCTGAAGGACATCCAG CCTCTTCATGTGGTGTGTCCAGAGCCGTACACGCAGCCTCCTCCGGCTCAGCCTCACCGCTCAGACCTGATGCTGGAGCTGCAGCCGCCGCCCATGGCCTACCGCCGCTGCTCCGTCCTGGGGCTTCCCTTCAGACGCCGCTATGAACGCATTCACCTGCTGCCTGAG CTTGCCAAATCTCTTGTTCCTGCTGAGATTAAACCCGGCGTCTCTGTCGCTACAGTGTCTGCGGTTCTGCAGTCCAAGGACAACAAGCACGTACTGCAG CCGGTGCCTAAACCTGCTCCAGTGCCGCCCAGTAAGAAGAGGAAGAGGGTGATCGAGGAACCACCAGAGGTCCTGAACCCTAAACCTCTGCTCAGCGGGGCGGTTCCTCTGGAGCCTTTCCTGGCCACACTGCACAAG AACGGCATCATGGAGGTGAGGGTGGAGGAGACGGCAGACGGTCACATTCTTCACCTGCAGGCGGAGGATGTGCTCATCCAGCTGGAGGAAGATGGCACACACATCATCTGCGACAACAACGAGCCCCTGCGGACCGCGCTGAGAGACCTGGTGCTGCGATTCCTGCAGAAActatga